A genomic region of Anas platyrhynchos isolate ZD024472 breed Pekin duck chromosome 9, IASCAAS_PekinDuck_T2T, whole genome shotgun sequence contains the following coding sequences:
- the SCG2 gene encoding secretogranin-2, with amino-acid sequence MAETKTFQLGAASAVTFFFALICWVDAASFQQYQLLQKDPDYVMKNLQRFPNPDMIKALEYIEDLRKQTNKGESSPDYNSYQSVPYLLQQKESKDQVHLPENVRDSLTEDESQWVKVMLEALRQAEKESKVAPKENKPYGLSSDNSFPAGVTDDYEAYKWPERWQKYLKMPIGLYEDSSRDSPFKRTNEIVEEQYTPQSLATLESVFQELGKMAGPSNHKKERLDEDQKLYADDEDDVYKVNNIAYEDVVGGEDWNPIEEKVESQTQEEIKDSKEEIDKHEEEIDDEMKRSGKLSFPEDEMRRENKDQMSEDVSKLMNYYLKRLVGNAGNRKLRTGGELEEKRAAAFLDKQLDPQSIAQLIEISRNLQVPPEDLIDMLKAGEKKQLQSERLEAEQEAEFPEDLDEIAEANLGQSDIFKSNVNSKNGYMKQPLNAIPENLPEDLNIEDIVSLLGTDNLGNQNPSYLLNHLNQENDLPRLPYIPRRLKGRPFPKAAWINDLERRQMEYEKLNEKDEELADYLAKMLAKYPEVINTSQMKRVPVPASESDLQEDDRLEQAIREHLGQVGPQEAAKLASLSKRLSMAGDTDDTQNRQYLDEDMLAKVLEYLKQEKSELERDHITKRAMENM; translated from the coding sequence ATGGCAGAAACTAAAACCTTCCAGCTTGGAGCAGCCTCCGCTGTCACCTTTTTCTTTGCCCTAATCTGTTGGGTTGATGCAGCTTCCTTCCAGCAAtatcagctgcttcagaaggACCCAGACTATGTAATGAAAAACTTACAAAGGTTTCCAAATCCTGATATGATCAAAGCTTTGGAATACATAGAAGATCTTCGCAAGCAAACTAACAAGGGAGAAAGCAGCCCTGATTACAACTCCTATCAAAGTGTCCCATACCTCCTgcaacagaaagaaagcaaagatcAGGTTCACCTACCAGAAAATGTGAGGGATTCTTTGACTGAAGATGAGTCTCAGTGGGTTAAGGTTATGTTGGAAGCCTTGCGACAAGCTGAGAAGGAGTCAAAAGTTGCCCCAAAGGAGAATAAACCTTATGGTCTGAGTTCCGACAATAGTTTTCCAGCTGGAGTAACAGATGATTACGAGGCTTACAAGTGGCCTGAGAGGTGGCAAAAATACCTCAAAATGCCTATTGGCCTCTATGAAGACAGTTCAAGAGACAGTCCTTTCAAGCGTACCAATGAAATAGTGGAAGAGCAATACACACCCCAAAGTCTTGCTACACTGGAGTCAGTGTTTCAGGAGTTGGGGAAGATGGCAGGACCTAGTAATCACAAGAAAGAGAGGCTCGATGAGGACCAGAAATTGTATGCAGACGATGAAGATGATGTGTATAAAGTGAATAACATTGCCTACGAAGATGTGGTTGGAGGAGAAGATTGGAATCCCATAGAGGAAAAAGTGGAAAGCCAAACGCAGGAAGAGATAAAAGACAGCAAAGAGGAAATTGATAAACATGAAGAGGAGATTGATGATGAAATGAAGAGATCAGGGAAACTCAGCTTCCCTGAGGATGAAATGAGAAGAGAGAATAAAGATCAAATGTCAGAGGATGTTTCAAAGCTAATGAATTATTACCTGAAGAGGCTGGTGGGCAATGCTGGAAATAGGAAATTAAGGACTGGAGGAGAACTTGAGGAGAAAAGAGCAGCCGCATTTTTGGATAAGCAACTTGATCCTCAGTCTATAGCTCAGTTAATAGAAATCTCAAGGAATTTACAAGTTCCTCCTGAGGATTTGATAGACATGTtgaaagctggggaaaaaaagcagcttcaGAGCGAAAGGTTGGAAGCTGAGCAGGAAGCAGAGTTCCCAGAAGACCTTGATGAGATCGCTGAAGCTAATCTAGGACAGAGTGACATATTTAAAAGTAATGTAAACTCTAAAAATGGGTACATGAAGCAGCCTCTTAATGCAATTCCCGAAAATTTACCTGAAGACCTCAATATTGAAGACATAGTCAGTCTTCTGGGAACTGACAATTTAGGTAACCAGAATCCCTCCTACTTACTAAATCATCTTAATCAAGAAAATGATTTGCCAAGACTGCCTTACATTCCCAGAAGATTGAAAGGACGCCCATTTCCTAAAGCTGCGTGGATTAACGACTTGGAAAGGCGACAAATGGAGTATGAGAAACTGAATGAGAAGGATGAAGAGCTGGCTGATTACTTGGCAAAGATGCTGGCAAAATATCCTGAAGTTATCAATACAAGTCAGATGAAGCGAGTTCCCGTTCCAGCTTCTGAAAGCGACCTGCAGGAAGACGACCGGCTGGAGCAGGCCATCAGAGAGCACCTAGGCCAGGTGGGACCACAGGAGGCCGCGAAGCTGGCATCACTCAGCAAAAGGCTCTCCATGGCAGGGGACACCGATGACACGCAAAACAGGCAGTATCTGGATGAGGATATGCTAGCAAAGGTGCTAGAGTATCTAAAACAGGAGAAATCAGAGCTTGAAAGAGATCACATTACTAAACGGGCAATGGAAAACATGTAA